Proteins encoded by one window of Apus apus isolate bApuApu2 chromosome 15, bApuApu2.pri.cur, whole genome shotgun sequence:
- the PSMF1 gene encoding proteasome inhibitor PI31 subunit, which produces MAGLEPLYAWARAAVSRPQDALVCGIHWELVRHGYRCLGAGDQPGPDERKSELLPAGWETNKEVYTLRYKSTDDAHELLLKAIMVEDSMILNVMDRSSQKVADVTLAVADYINPEHLDDFHKVYKNTEDLRTRIASGIIAPLGAPAEKPKNEPEKKDPDLLRDHDPLRVHPRQPAGTRAPSRPSPLSPFAVGGEDLDPFGGQSGGMIVDPLRSGFPQPGIDPSSGIPGRLPPGAVPPGARFDPFGPIGPSRSGPDPDHLPPPGYDDMFM; this is translated from the exons ATGGCGGGGCTGGAGCCGCTCTACGCCTGGGCGCGGGCGGCCGTGTCCCGCCCGCAGGACGCGCTCGTCTGCGGCATCCACTGGGAGCTGGTCCGGCATGGCTACCGCTGCCTCGGCGCTGGCGACCAG CCAGGTCCTGATGAAAGGaagtcagagctgctgcctgctggctggGAAACCAACAAGGAGGTGTACACACTGCGCTACAAGTCCACGGACGATGcccatgagctgctgctgaaggccATCATGGTGGAAGACAGCATGATCCTCAATGTCATG GATCGCAGTTCTCAGAAGGTGGCAGATGTGACCTTGGCAGTGGCTGACTACATCAACCCAGAGCACCTGGACGATTTCCACAA ggtgTACAAGAACACCGAGGATCTGAGGACAAGGATCGCTTCAGGCATCATCGCTCCCCTCGGCGCCCCTGCAGAAAAGCCCAAAAATGAGCCTGAGAAGAAGGATCCTGATTTGCTTCGGGATCACGACCCCCTCAGGGTCCATCCCCGGCAGCCAGCAGGCACAAGAGCCCCATCCCG GCCTTCCCCCTTGAGCCCCTTTGCCGTTGGTGGGGAAGACCTGGACCCTTTTGG AGGTCAGAGTGGGGGAATGATCGTGGATCCTCTCCGGTCTGGCTTCCCACAGCCCGGCATTGACCCATCGTCGGGCATTCCAGGCCGGCTTCCTCCGGGAGCAGTTCCACCAGGCGCCAGATTTGACCCCTTTGGCCCGATAGGACCTAGTAGATCTGG GCCAGATCCTGACCACCTTCCCCCTCCAGGCTATGACGACATGTTCATGTGA